Proteins encoded in a region of the Gemmatimonas sp. UBA7669 genome:
- a CDS encoding SDR family oxidoreductase: MHQPKPSLSHCIAIVTGASRGAGRGIATELGAAGATVYVTGRSQRHRPATTYQQIQSLSHLEQLPGSIEQTAEDVTAAGGRGIAVACDHTDETQVRALFERVRAEQGRLDVLVNNAWGGHETFDGIFKAPFWERPMSNWDAMMDRGVRNHLLASRHAAPWFVEQGQGLIVTTTFWDRDRYMAGNLFYDLAKASMTRLAFGMAEELRAHNVASVAVSPGWMRTEFVLAGHQTDETQWQSVPALARTESPRYLGRAVVALASDPNIMAHSGQVLRVGDLARFYGFTDIDGRVPPPFEI, translated from the coding sequence ATGCACCAACCCAAGCCATCACTCAGCCACTGCATTGCCATCGTCACCGGTGCCAGCCGCGGGGCCGGCCGCGGCATTGCCACGGAACTCGGCGCCGCCGGTGCCACGGTGTACGTGACCGGACGCAGTCAGCGACATCGTCCCGCCACCACGTACCAGCAGATCCAGTCGCTCTCCCATCTCGAACAACTGCCCGGCAGCATTGAGCAAACCGCCGAAGACGTGACCGCCGCCGGTGGACGGGGTATTGCGGTGGCCTGTGATCACACCGACGAAACGCAGGTGCGCGCCCTGTTCGAAAGAGTGCGTGCCGAGCAGGGCCGCCTCGATGTATTGGTGAACAATGCCTGGGGCGGGCACGAAACGTTCGACGGCATTTTCAAGGCGCCGTTCTGGGAGCGCCCCATGTCAAATTGGGACGCCATGATGGATCGTGGCGTGCGCAATCATCTGTTGGCCAGCCGACACGCGGCGCCGTGGTTTGTGGAGCAGGGCCAGGGGCTCATCGTGACGACCACGTTCTGGGATCGCGATCGCTACATGGCCGGCAACCTGTTCTACGACCTGGCCAAGGCGTCCATGACGCGTCTGGCCTTTGGCATGGCCGAGGAACTGCGGGCCCACAATGTGGCCTCGGTGGCGGTGTCGCCCGGCTGGATGCGTACGGAATTTGTGCTGGCGGGCCATCAGACTGATGAAACGCAGTGGCAGTCGGTGCCGGCGCTCGCGCGCACGGAGTCGCCACGCTATCTGGGCCGTGCGGTCGTGGCGCTCGCGTCGGACCCCAACATCATGGCCCATAGTGGGCAGGTACTGCGTGTGGGGGATCTCGCGCGGTTCTACGGCTTCACGGACATTGATGGCCGGGTGCCGCCGCCGTTTGAGATTTGA
- a CDS encoding AraC family transcriptional regulator, protein MAIGKPHPARERLFLRLDGDPLCAPETTVPASTMRAFAVPAALRPLVAHVTAYEEHFADGHEMVERVLPDGASRLIVALNGGNAEVQVAGASASPVVLAMRGHMHGISLTLRPGASLALFGVPASALANQTVPWEALVRGVSPQLPDTLADAGSDARRVEQVFAALQGMRRPTDSRTLRAIGLATHKAATHGGTLSTRSVAAELGLSTRRVQQLFASHLGLTPGEWRRLQRMHDVLRRLRPHETPRDTPRWTQLALEAGYYDQAHLINEFRALAGLTPGELLQNVSHSSNTPAGGRDSLR, encoded by the coding sequence GTGGCAATAGGCAAACCTCACCCCGCGCGGGAACGCCTCTTCCTCCGCCTCGATGGCGACCCGCTCTGTGCGCCGGAGACCACGGTCCCCGCCAGCACGATGCGGGCGTTTGCCGTGCCCGCCGCGCTGCGCCCGCTGGTCGCGCACGTCACGGCCTACGAAGAGCACTTTGCCGATGGACACGAAATGGTGGAGCGGGTGCTGCCCGATGGGGCGTCGCGGCTGATTGTTGCGCTCAACGGTGGCAACGCCGAGGTGCAGGTGGCTGGAGCCAGTGCCAGTCCCGTGGTGCTGGCCATGCGGGGACACATGCACGGCATTTCGCTCACGCTGCGTCCCGGTGCGAGTCTCGCGCTGTTTGGTGTACCGGCCAGTGCGCTCGCCAATCAGACGGTGCCGTGGGAGGCACTGGTGCGCGGCGTCTCTCCGCAGTTGCCGGACACGCTCGCGGACGCCGGCAGTGATGCGCGGCGGGTGGAGCAGGTGTTTGCGGCATTGCAGGGCATGCGCCGGCCGACAGACTCGCGCACGCTGCGTGCCATCGGTCTCGCCACCCACAAGGCTGCCACCCACGGGGGCACGCTGTCCACGCGGAGTGTAGCCGCCGAGCTGGGGCTCAGTACGCGCCGAGTGCAGCAGTTGTTTGCCTCACATCTGGGTCTGACACCGGGCGAGTGGCGCCGCCTGCAGCGCATGCATGACGTACTGCGGCGGCTTCGGCCGCATGAGACGCCGAGGGATACGCCCAGATGGACGCAACTGGCGCTCGAGGCGGGGTACTACGATCAGGCGCATCTCATCAACGAGTTCCGTGCTCTTGCCGGTCTCACGCCAGGCGAGTTGCTGCAGAACGTTTCGCATTCTTCCAATACGCCGGCCGGTGGACGTGACAGCTTGCGGTGA
- a CDS encoding dienelactone hydrolase family protein, with product MTTDFASTFRARLGLAEPVRVEFRRTDCVDADGYRRERIEYLGHDGDHIPAFLFTPTDRAPQSGVVVFHQHNGEFHFGKSEVAGLVGDRYQAFGPALARRGLAVLAPDALTFEDRRGPVQGTEPEHFDWLRHYNAMAYRMLQGDTLMRKALDDAQRALSVLMDAVALDPNRVGVAGHSLGGYTALYHAALDPRCQFACISGAVCSVATRMREGTGFTLFETVPGLAREYDTHDVLSAIGPRPTLVVSGSGDKYSRDANQVVARVRGDFVTHLRRDCGHALDAERFEAMVEWIVGVKP from the coding sequence ATGACGACCGATTTTGCCTCGACCTTCCGCGCCCGGCTGGGACTTGCCGAACCGGTGCGCGTTGAATTCCGGCGAACCGACTGCGTTGACGCCGACGGATACCGCCGCGAGCGTATCGAGTATCTGGGCCATGACGGCGATCACATCCCGGCCTTTCTGTTCACGCCAACCGACCGCGCACCGCAAAGTGGCGTGGTGGTATTTCATCAGCACAACGGCGAGTTCCACTTCGGCAAGAGCGAGGTGGCCGGTCTGGTGGGAGACCGCTATCAGGCCTTTGGCCCCGCTCTGGCTCGGCGAGGTCTTGCGGTACTGGCGCCCGATGCCCTGACGTTTGAAGATCGGCGTGGGCCTGTGCAGGGCACCGAGCCTGAGCACTTCGATTGGCTGCGGCACTACAACGCCATGGCGTACCGCATGCTTCAGGGTGACACCCTCATGCGCAAGGCACTGGATGACGCGCAGCGTGCGTTGAGTGTGCTCATGGACGCCGTCGCGCTGGACCCGAATCGAGTAGGAGTGGCAGGCCACTCGTTGGGCGGATATACCGCACTGTACCACGCCGCGCTGGACCCACGTTGTCAGTTCGCCTGCATCAGCGGCGCCGTGTGCAGCGTTGCCACCCGCATGCGGGAGGGTACCGGCTTCACGCTGTTCGAAACCGTACCCGGCCTGGCCCGTGAGTACGACACGCACGATGTGCTCTCGGCCATTGGGCCAAGACCGACGCTGGTGGTGTCGGGAAGCGGTGACAAGTACTCACGCGACGCCAATCAGGTGGTGGCCAGAGTGCGTGGGGACTTTGTCACGCACCTGCGGCGCGATTGTGGGCACGCGCTGGACGCGGAGCGTTTTGAGGCGATGGTGGAGTGGATTGTGGGCGTGAAACCCTGA
- a CDS encoding nuclear transport factor 2 family protein, translated as MRLCRLLQLVVATALWAAAPTSIDAQPAPDRAGAERAALDYIEGFYEGDTVKLYRSVSPEVLKFGYSKGRDGSWQHVPFPWPSFGSFAAAVRAGRNLPPANAPKRVVLYDVQEQIAAARVDAWWGMDYLLMARMDGRWKITHVLWQGPPPNNR; from the coding sequence ATGCGACTCTGCCGACTCCTTCAGCTCGTCGTTGCCACGGCCCTCTGGGCCGCCGCCCCAACCTCTATCGACGCCCAACCCGCTCCAGACCGCGCCGGCGCCGAGCGTGCCGCCCTCGACTACATCGAAGGCTTCTACGAGGGTGACACGGTCAAGCTGTATCGCAGCGTGTCGCCCGAGGTGCTCAAGTTCGGCTACTCCAAAGGCCGCGACGGATCGTGGCAGCACGTGCCGTTTCCCTGGCCGTCGTTCGGCAGCTTTGCGGCGGCCGTGCGCGCGGGCCGCAATCTGCCACCGGCCAATGCGCCCAAGCGCGTCGTGCTGTATGACGTGCAGGAGCAGATTGCCGCCGCCCGTGTGGACGCGTGGTGGGGCATGGACTACCTGCTCATGGCGCGCATGGATGGTCGGTGGAAGATCACCCATGTGCTCTGGCAGGGACCGCCGCCGAACAACCGATAG
- a CDS encoding DUF433 domain-containing protein, giving the protein MSVLPTPLISTSPDRLGGTPVFSGTRVPVQSLIDYLEAGHPLDHFLDEFPSVTREHAIAVLELAKQALLTPAA; this is encoded by the coding sequence ATGTCAGTACTCCCGACGCCGCTCATCAGCACTTCGCCGGATCGTCTCGGCGGAACGCCGGTCTTCTCCGGGACCCGAGTGCCGGTTCAGAGTCTCATCGACTATCTCGAGGCAGGTCACCCCCTCGATCATTTCCTTGACGAGTTTCCGAGTGTGACGCGTGAGCACGCAATCGCCGTACTCGAACTTGCCAAGCAGGCGCTGTTGACCCCGGCAGCATAG